The Corvus cornix cornix isolate S_Up_H32 chromosome 12, ASM73873v5, whole genome shotgun sequence genome includes a window with the following:
- the INKA1 gene encoding PAK4-inhibitor INKA1, translating into MHNARPDELGADRWCRRDAGPTPRAHMHGMRQAPHHLGRAPGPAPRPPRPGSAADSACSLDPGGEEEEGGGPAARSPPASERSLEFDSGYSEASGGTWREEEVPMRRRHLLPCQRAHRLSAGPAAPPPAPARRVRPKSTSDACLEQWRALEPADTQDWTVALLSQSRNRQPLVLGDNCFADLVENWMDLPEVGTEPRRRAPAEPSRRLAKPPAFLLSLSGNVRRKLANMARPRGADGARPGGRDATKRFSCPLGLGGQPKGACFHQSHSNIAQLATDFHRFTALMNSRSRQPIICNDVIGYI; encoded by the exons ATGCACAACGCCCGCCCGGACGAGCTCGGCGCCGACCGG TGGTGCCGGCGGGACGCAGGGCCGACGCCGCGGGCGCACATGCACGGCATGCGGCAGGCACCGCACCACCTGGGAAGGGCGCCGGGGCCGGCCCCCCGTCCCCCGCGCCCCGGCTCGGCGGCGGACTCGGCCTGCAGCCTGGATCCGGGtggcgaggaggaggagggggggggCCCGGCCGCTCGCTCCCCCCCGGCCAGCGAGCGCAGCCTGGAGTTCGACTCGGGGTACTCGGAGGCCTCGGGGGGCACgtggagggaagaggaggtgCCCATGCGCCGCCGGCatctgctgccctgccagcgGGCACACCGGCtctccgccggccccgccgccccaccgcccgcccccgcccgccgtGTCCGCCCCAAATCCACCTCGGACGCCTGCCTGGAGCAGTGGCGGGCGCTGGAGCCCGCCGACACGCAGGACTGGACCGTAGCACTGCTGTCGCAGAGCCGGAACCGGCAGCCCCTGGTGCTGGGCGACAACTGCTTCGCCGACCTGGTGGAGAACTGGATGGACCTGCCCGAGGTGGGCACTGAACCGCGTCGCCGAGCCCCCGCCGAGCCCTCCCGCCGGCTGGCCAAGCCCCCCGCCTTCCTGCTCAGCCTTTCGGGCAACGTACGCCGTAAGCTGGCCAACATGGCCCGGCCCCGGGGGGCCGACGGTGCCCGGCCGGGGGGCCGCGACGCCACCAAGCGTTTCTCCTGCccgctggggctggggggacagcCCAAGGGCGCCTGCTTCCACCAGTCCCACAGCAACATCGCCCAGCTGGCCACGGACTTCCACCGCTTCACCGCCCTGATGAACAGCCGCAGCCGCCAGCCCATCATCTGCAACGACGTTATCGGCTACATTTAG
- the CDHR4 gene encoding LOW QUALITY PROTEIN: cadherin-related family member 4 (The sequence of the model RefSeq protein was modified relative to this genomic sequence to represent the inferred CDS: inserted 2 bases in 1 codon), producing MLRALPGCPQSVLSIARVLLGHLKGITVAFPDTTGVSSEHXTEGILGPPQGIAGAHLAGWGDTVLFAGTFVRATVLPDLPRVVALSEDTVPGTRVAEVTVSCSNSSSSPNVTLDTIEPDHPFNSIAISSDPTDATTFRAEVTLRAGAELDARQVNQYTLILRAACPGEDEVEGRLFVRVTTGQVLRCDTPFASAEGDVVEVLADVAPRTPLYAVLRQPLGGLTFRLRNHNTPLTLTRRGLVLAPDNGFDPNKDNQTFRLEIEVMDRHGHNCSGAVRVEVLPSRRPRITFLKPHWAVTVTEGIGPWEVVTRVYARGDNVRYAILAPVAPALFTIDEVTGEIRSTRRLEVIRAHLLIRAYNALHPDDHATATVNITVQGTDRQAPRCVPAVFVSQVLETVSPGTTLVTLRCTDSTSTDECLHYALEGPPSSHSHFCMEGPRLKVNATLDYDSEAMAALGFQFTATIVVTVGGQPLQSTRVPVLVTVTPVNEFRPACPSSATFTVPETAAFGSIVGRVAGTDRDYPPDSLEYSVEGGSGPAQPFSIDRHTGEIRVVGPLDSQQQKSYRLVVQLTDTHNDLDLRKRQSRLCDVSVRLQAVPDQLPVCIPEVQELRITAGSPGSHQPVTRLVCHSSPDSVVLTYTIVGGNEDGRFRLEGNTLVYLPNDQARPRTFVLLVEVWGGSGARRRSSVVALVVHVTPWSTPVPPSTTTQHTTLPKEPLVVTQTEAVWHPPAWFVAVLTISGALLLATLGCMVRNLLCGNRAPGKLFLGKSSWDVVEHTRGKEEQGHPHASSPGQFDGRAQDPRTGRDYLFNSVTGARRWI from the exons ATGCTCAGGGCATTACCAGGGTGTCCTCAGAGTGTCCTCAGCATTGCCAGGGTGTTACTGGGGCATCTTAAGGGCATCACTGTGGCATTTCCAGACACCACTGGGGTTTCATCAGAGCA CACAGAGGGAATTCTGGGGCCTCCCCAGGGCATTGCTGGGGCACATCTGGCAGGCTGGGGTGACACTGTCCTCTTTGCAGGGACTTTCGTCAGAGCAACAG TCCTGCCTGACTTGCCACGTGTGGTGGCCCTGAGTGAGGACACAGTACCAGGCACCCGCGTGGCTGAGGTGACCGTGTCCTGCAGCAACTCAAGCAGCAGCCCCAATGTCACTCTGGATACCATTGAGCCTGACCACCCCTTCAACTCCATTGCCATCAGCTCTGACCCCACGGATGCCACCACGTTCCGGGCAGAG GTGACACTGCGTGCTGGTGCGGAGCTCGATGCCCGCCAGGTGAACCAGTACACGCTGATCCTGCGGGCTGCTTGTCCCGGTGAGGATGAGGTGGAAGGGCGGCTCTTTGTCCGGGTGACAACGGGGCAGGTGCTGCGGTGTGATACCCCCTTTGCCAGTGCAG AGGGTGATGTGGTGGAGGTGCTGGCCGACGTGGCACCCCGGACACCCCTGTATGCAGTGCTGCGGCAGCCGCTTGGCGGGCTGACG TTCAGGCTCCGAAACCACAACACACCACTCACACTCACCCGCCGGGGCCTGGTGCTGGCTCCTGACAATGGTTTTGACCCCAACAAGGACAACCAG ACGTTCAGGTTGGAGATTGAGGTGATGGATCGTCACGGGCACAACTGCAGTGGGGCTGTAAGGGTGGAGGTGCTGCCATCGCGCCGTCCCCGCATCACCTTCCT CAAGCCGCACTGGGCTGTGACGGTGACAGAAGGCATTGGCCCCTGGGAGGTGGTCACACGGGTCTATGCCAGAGGTGACAATGTCCGCTATGCCATCCTTGCTCCTGTGGCACCCGCGCTCTTCACCATTGACGAgg TGACAGGTGAGATCCGCAGCACCCGCCGGCTGGAGGTGATCCGTGCCCACCTCCTCATCCGGGCTTACAATGCGCTGCATCCCGACGACCACGCCACCGCCACGGTCAACATCACTGTGCAGGGGACAGACCGCCAGGCACCAAGATGTGTCCCAGCCGTCTTTGT GTCCCAGGTGCTCGAAACGGTGTCCCCTGGCACCACCTTGGTGACACTGAGGTGCACCGACTCCACCAGCACTGATGAGTGTCTGCACTATGCTCTTGAGGggcctccctcctcccactcccACTTCTGCATGGAGGGGCCACGGCTGAAG GTCAACGCCACACTGGACTATGATTCGGAGGCCATGGCTGCTCTGGGCTTCCAGTTCACGGCCACCATTGTGGTGACAGTGGGAGGGCAGCCCCTACAGAGCA CCCGTGTGCCTGTGCTTGTGACGGTGACACCTGTCAACGAATTCAGACCGGcgtgccccagcagtgccaccttCACTGTGCCAGAGACGGCAGCTTTCGGCAGCATCGTGGGGCGTGTGGCTGGCACTGACCGCGACTACCCACCGGACAGCCTTGAGTACAGTGTGGAGGGGGGGTCTGGGCCTGCACAGCCCTTCTCCATTGACAGGCACACTG GTGAGATCCGCGTGGTGGGACCCCTGGActcccagcagcagaagagcTACAGGCTGGTGGTGCAGCTGACGGACACCCACAATGACCTGGACCTAAGGAAGAGGCAGAGCCGCCTGTGTGATGTGTCCGTGCGCCTGCAG gctgTTCCGGACCAGCTGCCGGTGTGCATCCCTGAGGTGCAGGAGCTGCGGATCACGGCTGGGTCCCCGGGCAGCCACCAGCCTGTCACCCGCCTGGTGTGCCACAGCAGCCCCGACAGTGTCGTGCTGACATACACCATTGTTGGAG GCAATGAGGATGGGCGCTTTCGGCTGGAAGGGAACACTCTTGTCTACCTCCCCAATGACCAAGCCAGGCCCCGCACCTTTGTCCTACTGGTGGAGGTGTGGGGCGGCTCTGGTGCCCGCCGCCGCAGCAGCGTGGTGGCACTGGTGGTGCACGTCACCCCCTGGAGcaccccagtgccacccagcaccaccacccaGCACACG ACGCTGCCGAAGGAGCCGCTGGTTGTCACGCAGACAGAGGCAGTGTGGCACCCGCCGGCCTGGTTTGTGGCCGTGCTGACCATCTCTggtgccctgctgctggccaccCTGGGCTGCATGGTGCGGAACCTGCTGTGCGG CAACCGGGCCCCTGGCAAGCTGTTCCTGGGCAAGAG ctcctgggatgtGGTGGAGCACACCAGGGGCAAGGAGGAACAGGGACACCCACATGCCAGCAGCCCA GGACAGTTCGATGGCCGTGCTCAGGACCCAC GCACCGGCAGGGATTATCTCTTCAACAGCGTCACTGGGGCTCGGCGCTGGATCTGA